One Solanum lycopersicum chromosome 2, SLM_r2.1 genomic region harbors:
- the LOC138342167 gene encoding uncharacterized protein, producing MRQNFLVVVLTFIVVVLSSSRSNCRELRPAEHGLATTENQNSDSSTTNDEIPEMMSFFGGNGGRRDTKPPVAKPMAENVTWIGGERGGISVHHNSRDHVRDVLLISSLVCGATGVVLLAVSVFVCVVLRFRKEKSVENGKETTPLGTPVDDVVLAQKGT from the coding sequence atgaGGCAAAATTTTCTAGTTGTTGTTCTCACATTCATCGTCGTAGTATTATCGTCGTCTCGATCCAATTGCAGAGAGCTTCGTCCGGCGGAGCACGGATTGGCGACGACGGAGAATCAAAACTCAGATTCCAGTACTACAAACGATGAAATTCCGGAGATGATGTCGTTCTTCGGCGGTAATGGCGGCCGGCGGGATACTAAGCCGCCGGTAGCTAAGCCGATGGCGGAGAACGTGACGTGGATCGGCGGCGAGAGAGGAGGAATATCAGTTCATCACAACAGTAGAGATCATGTGAGGGATGTGTTGCTGATTTCCAGTTTGGTTTGTGGAGCTACCGGCGTCGTTTTGCTTGCCGTTTCAGTGTTTGTTTGTGTCGTTTTGAGGTTTCGGAAGGAGAAATCGGTGGAAAATGGAAAAGAAACGACGCCGTTGGGTACGCCAGTAGATGACGTTGTTCTCGCTCAGAAAGGAACTTAA